A genomic stretch from Haemophilus parainfluenzae ATCC 33392 includes:
- a CDS encoding TusE/DsrC/DsvC family sulfur relay protein: MITVQGKQIETDAFGYLLNIADWNEDVAKHIAQLEGVELTEAHWEVIYFVRDFYQEYNTSPAIRMLVKAMSEKLGADKGNSRHLQRLFPDGPAKQATKLAGLPKPAKCL, encoded by the coding sequence ATGATTACCGTACAAGGAAAACAAATCGAAACCGACGCCTTTGGCTATTTACTTAATATTGCTGATTGGAATGAGGATGTAGCAAAACACATCGCTCAGCTAGAAGGTGTAGAACTGACCGAAGCTCACTGGGAAGTGATTTATTTTGTGCGTGATTTCTATCAAGAATATAACACCTCCCCTGCGATTCGAATGCTGGTAAAAGCAATGTCAGAAAAATTAGGCGCCGATAAAGGCAATAGCCGCCATTTGCAACGACTCTTCCCTGACGGACCTGCTAAACAAGCAACCAAACTGGCGGGTCTGCCAAAGCCAGCTAAATGCTTATAG
- the ttcA gene encoding tRNA 2-thiocytidine(32) synthetase TtcA, with translation MTEQNQDKKQTYNFNKLQKRLRRNVGNAIADFGMIEDGDKVMVCLSGGKDSYTLLDILLNLQQSAPIKFDIVAVNLDQKQPGFPEHVLPEYLQSIGVDYKIVEENTYGIVKEKIPEGKTTCSLCSRLRRGILYRTATELGATKIALGHHRDDMLATLFLNMFYGGKLKSMPPKLISDDGKQIVIRPLAYCKEKDIEKYAIAKEFPIIPCNLCGSQPNLQRQVVKEMLNTWDRQYPGRLETMFSAMQNITLSHLCDPKLFDFKGIKHGQSLDGIEGDTAFDEERIEPMKFDDEDASDYSDNEMISFKEVN, from the coding sequence ATGACAGAACAAAACCAAGATAAAAAACAAACTTATAATTTCAATAAACTGCAAAAACGTCTTCGCCGTAATGTAGGCAACGCAATTGCTGATTTTGGCATGATTGAAGATGGCGATAAAGTGATGGTTTGTCTTTCTGGTGGTAAAGACAGCTATACACTTCTTGATATTTTGTTGAATTTACAACAAAGCGCACCGATTAAATTTGATATCGTTGCAGTCAATTTAGACCAAAAACAGCCCGGTTTTCCTGAGCATGTTTTACCTGAATATCTGCAAAGTATTGGTGTGGATTATAAAATCGTTGAAGAAAATACTTATGGCATCGTAAAAGAGAAAATCCCAGAAGGTAAAACAACGTGTTCTCTCTGCTCTCGCCTACGCCGTGGTATTTTATATCGTACAGCAACTGAACTTGGTGCAACAAAAATTGCACTTGGTCATCATCGTGATGATATGTTAGCTACCCTGTTTCTGAATATGTTCTACGGTGGAAAATTAAAATCGATGCCACCGAAATTAATTTCAGATGACGGCAAGCAAATTGTGATTCGTCCATTGGCTTATTGTAAAGAAAAGGATATTGAAAAATATGCCATAGCCAAAGAATTCCCAATTATCCCTTGTAATTTATGTGGTTCTCAACCTAATCTACAACGTCAAGTGGTGAAAGAAATGTTGAATACTTGGGACCGTCAATATCCTGGACGCTTAGAAACCATGTTTAGCGCCATGCAAAACATTACGTTGTCACACTTATGTGACCCAAAACTCTTCGATTTCAAAGGCATTAAACATGGTCAATCACTTGATGGCATAGAAGGTGATACCGCATTTGATGAAGAACGTATCGAACCAATGAAATTTGATGATGAAGATGCGTCTGACTATTCCGATAATGAAATGATCAGCTTTAAAGAAGTGAATTAA
- the ftnA gene encoding non-heme ferritin, with protein sequence MLSSNVIKLLNDQMNLEFYSSNLYLQMSAWCEQNGFEGAAKFLSAHAAEEMQHMRKLFTYLNETGALAVITAIEAPAHEYKSLKEIIELTYEHEKLITSKINELVGKTFEEKDYSAFNFLQWYVAEQHEEEKLFSGILDKLNLLGEDGKGLFLIDKDLGNLAGQTA encoded by the coding sequence ATGTTATCATCAAACGTAATCAAATTATTAAATGATCAAATGAACCTTGAGTTCTACTCTTCAAACCTTTACTTACAAATGAGCGCATGGTGCGAACAAAACGGTTTTGAAGGTGCAGCTAAATTCTTATCAGCTCACGCTGCAGAAGAAATGCAACACATGCGTAAATTATTCACTTATTTAAATGAAACTGGTGCATTAGCGGTAATCACTGCAATTGAAGCGCCTGCGCATGAGTACAAATCATTAAAAGAAATCATTGAATTAACTTACGAACACGAAAAATTGATCACAAGTAAAATCAATGAATTAGTGGGTAAAACTTTTGAAGAAAAAGATTACTCAGCATTCAATTTCTTACAATGGTATGTTGCAGAACAACACGAAGAAGAGAAATTATTCAGCGGTATTTTAGACAAGTTAAATCTTCTTGGCGAAGATGGCAAAGGTTTATTCTTAATTGATAAAGATTTAGGTAACCTTGCAGGTCAAACCGCTTAA
- the ftnA gene encoding non-heme ferritin yields the protein MLNKAIADKLNEQINLEFYSSNVYLQMSSWCSKHGYEGAAAFLLRHADEELEHMQKLFQYVSETSGMPLLGKIDAPKNDYKSLKEVFETTLEHEKFITSKINELVEVTFANKDYSTFNFLQWYVAEQHEEEKLFNSIIDKFNLVGEDGRSLYFIDRDLATL from the coding sequence ATGCTTAATAAAGCAATCGCAGATAAGTTAAATGAACAAATCAATTTAGAGTTCTACTCTTCTAATGTTTATTTACAAATGAGTTCTTGGTGTAGCAAGCACGGTTACGAAGGTGCTGCAGCATTCTTACTTCGTCATGCTGATGAAGAATTAGAACATATGCAAAAATTATTCCAATATGTAAGTGAAACAAGTGGTATGCCACTTTTAGGTAAAATTGATGCACCTAAAAATGACTACAAATCACTTAAGGAAGTATTTGAAACCACACTTGAACACGAAAAATTCATTACTTCTAAAATTAATGAATTAGTTGAAGTGACTTTTGCAAACAAAGACTATTCTACTTTTAACTTCTTACAATGGTACGTTGCAGAACAACACGAAGAAGAAAAATTATTCAATAGCATTATTGATAAATTTAACTTGGTGGGTGAAGACGGTCGTTCGCTTTACTTTATCGATCGTGATTTAGCAACTTTATAA
- the sbcB gene encoding exodeoxyribonuclease I — MANDFSFFIYDYESFGINPASDRPAQFAGIRTDANFNIIGEPVMLYCKQTNDYLPAPEAVMVTGITPQECNEKGIPEPEFAAKILAEFSQPNTCVMGYNNIRYDDEMTRYTFYRNFIDPYEYSWKNGNSRWDLLDLVRACYALRPEGINWAYDDDGMPSFRLEKLTKANGIEHENAHDAMADVYATIAMAKLIKEKQPKLFQFFFEHRGKKEIEKLLDTAEMTPLVHVSGMLGNYRGNCAWVAPLAWHPTNQNAVIVCDLSGDIDNLLSKSAVDLRQDLYTKKSELEERGVSSVPLKLVHINKCPILAPAKTLLPENAARLGIDRQHCLDNLAKLRQSLDIREKVIEIFSEEREFEPSDNVETELYNGFFSSADKNNMAILRDLPAEKLAGHGLAFEDKRIPELLFHYRARHFYKTLNRAEQIKWQKYRQRKLEQSAVKFEESLQQLAEEYSDNPTKLNLLQQVYEYGAKLLS; from the coding sequence ATGGCAAACGATTTTAGTTTTTTTATCTACGATTACGAAAGTTTTGGTATCAATCCGGCAAGTGATCGTCCTGCTCAATTTGCTGGTATTCGTACCGATGCAAATTTTAATATTATTGGCGAGCCTGTTATGTTGTATTGCAAGCAAACCAATGATTATTTGCCTGCCCCGGAAGCCGTAATGGTCACAGGAATTACACCACAAGAATGTAATGAAAAGGGAATTCCTGAACCTGAATTCGCCGCAAAAATTCTAGCTGAATTTTCACAACCCAATACTTGTGTGATGGGTTACAACAACATTCGTTATGACGATGAAATGACTCGTTATACCTTTTACCGTAACTTCATCGATCCCTATGAATATAGCTGGAAAAATGGCAATTCTCGGTGGGATTTACTGGATTTAGTACGCGCCTGTTATGCTTTGCGTCCTGAGGGTATTAATTGGGCTTATGACGATGATGGCATGCCAAGCTTTCGCTTAGAAAAGCTAACCAAAGCAAATGGCATTGAGCATGAAAATGCTCATGATGCCATGGCGGATGTGTATGCAACTATCGCTATGGCTAAATTAATCAAAGAAAAGCAGCCTAAATTATTTCAATTCTTCTTTGAGCATAGAGGCAAAAAGGAAATTGAGAAACTGCTCGACACCGCTGAAATGACACCATTAGTGCACGTTTCGGGCATGCTAGGGAATTATCGCGGTAATTGTGCTTGGGTAGCACCATTAGCATGGCATCCAACTAATCAAAATGCCGTAATCGTCTGTGATTTATCAGGTGATATTGATAATTTACTCAGTAAAAGTGCGGTTGATTTGCGACAAGATTTATATACCAAGAAAAGCGAGCTAGAAGAAAGGGGAGTTTCATCAGTTCCATTAAAATTGGTTCATATAAATAAATGCCCAATTTTGGCGCCTGCAAAAACTTTACTGCCAGAAAATGCGGCTCGTTTAGGGATAGATAGACAACATTGCTTAGATAATTTAGCAAAATTGCGCCAATCCTTAGATATTCGCGAGAAAGTTATTGAAATCTTCTCAGAAGAGCGTGAATTTGAGCCGAGTGATAATGTAGAAACTGAGCTTTATAACGGCTTCTTTAGCAGTGCCGATAAAAATAATATGGCTATTTTACGGGATTTACCAGCTGAGAAATTAGCTGGACATGGTTTAGCATTTGAAGATAAACGGATTCCTGAATTGTTGTTCCATTATCGTGCAAGACATTTCTACAAAACCCTAAATCGTGCTGAGCAAATAAAATGGCAAAAATATCGCCAACGTAAATTAGAACAAAGTGCGGTTAAATTTGAAGAAAGCTTACAGCAGTTAGCAGAGGAATATTCTGATAATCCAACCAAACTGAATTTACTGCAACAGGTTTATGAATACGGAGCAAAACTGTTATCTTAA
- a CDS encoding DMT family transporter, which yields MHNLILAILCSVAVSVLLKVARKKNIIIEQAIAFNYIVAISLSYFLLKPDFKGLEFTEYLAQSDSTPIFLALGILLPTVFIIMSKAVEFAGIVRSDAAQRLSLFLPIVASFIIFHETLSQPKIVGIILAFIGLFCILNKSNEQSAVTFKGVLGLIGVWFGYGTIDILFKQVAKSGGAFPTTLFIAFSLAACVMFLYLFLKRTQWTVPSFIGGIILGVLNFFNILFYIKAHQSFGQNPTLVFAGMNIGVICLGTITGAFFFKEKISKINWFGVLISLSAIFCLYYLDKILA from the coding sequence ATGCATAACCTTATTTTAGCCATTCTATGTAGTGTTGCCGTATCGGTATTACTCAAAGTTGCGCGCAAGAAAAATATCATTATTGAACAAGCCATTGCGTTTAACTATATTGTCGCCATTTCATTAAGCTATTTCTTACTCAAACCTGATTTTAAAGGATTAGAATTTACTGAATATTTAGCGCAAAGTGATAGCACACCTATTTTCCTGGCGTTAGGGATTTTATTACCAACCGTATTTATCATTATGTCTAAAGCCGTTGAATTTGCGGGTATCGTGCGTTCAGATGCAGCACAACGCTTATCGTTATTTCTACCGATTGTTGCGTCTTTTATTATCTTCCATGAAACATTAAGCCAGCCAAAAATCGTTGGTATTATTTTGGCATTCATCGGTTTATTTTGTATTTTGAACAAATCAAATGAACAAAGTGCGGTCACTTTTAAAGGTGTTTTAGGCTTAATCGGTGTTTGGTTTGGCTATGGCACCATTGATATTTTATTTAAACAAGTGGCCAAAAGCGGGGGAGCATTCCCAACTACATTATTCATCGCTTTCTCATTAGCCGCTTGTGTCATGTTCCTATATTTATTCCTAAAACGTACTCAATGGACTGTGCCAAGCTTTATTGGTGGAATCATTTTAGGTGTATTGAATTTCTTCAACATCCTGTTTTACATTAAAGCGCACCAAAGTTTCGGACAAAATCCAACCTTAGTTTTTGCGGGAATGAACATTGGTGTTATTTGTTTAGGCACCATCACCGGCGCATTTTTCTTTAAAGAAAAAATCAGCAAAATAAACTGGTTTGGCGTACTTATCAGTCTTTCAGCAATTTTCTGTTTATATTATTTAGATAAAATTTTGGCTTAA
- the mukB gene encoding chromosome partition protein MukB: MSDVLELENEIYQDEPEQSTEQVEEEFIAPVLNQHNGVERGKFRSLTLINWNGFFARTFDLDELVTTLSGGNGAGKSTTMAGFVTALIPDLTLLHFRNTTEAGSTGGSRDKGLHGKLRPGVCYAVLDTINSRHQRILVGVRLQQIAGRDKKVDLKTFSIQGVELSLNPTALFTETVGERQARVLNLNELKDKIENLGAQFKQYHSITDYHGMMFDLGIIPKRLRSASDRSKFYKLIEASLYGGISSAITRSLRDYLLPENFGVRKAFQDMESALRENRMTLEAIKVTQSDRDLFKHLITETTNYVASDYMRNANERRGNIEAALGFRRDWYKAKAEQELSQHRLIDLSRETAELAENERTLEVDHQSAADHLNLVLNALRHQEKVSRYQEDVAELTEKLEEQKMVVETATEQLEESQAQFEQTELEIDQVRAQLADYQQALDAQQTRALQYQQAIAALEKAKTLCGLADLSVKNAEDYHAEFAAHAESLTEQVLELEHKMSISEAAKSQFDKAYQLVCKIAGDMPRSSAWESAKELLREYPTQKIQAQQTPQLRAKLHELEQRYAQQQSAVKLLADFNQRADLSLETADELEAYHAEQEELIESLNEELSEQVENRSTLRQKRESLTALYEENARKAPAWLTAQAALERLQEQSGETFEHSQDVMHFMQSQLVKERELTIQRDNLEKQRQQLDEQISRLSQPDGSEDARLNVLAERFGGVLLSELYDDVPIEDAPYFSALYGPARHAIVVRDLNTVREQLANLEDCPDDLYLIEGDPNAFDDSVLSAQELEMGVVVQVSDRELRYSKFPQIPLFGRAAREKHLEELQAKRDEIAEEYAQIAFDVQKCQRLHEHFSQFVGLHLALAFQPNPEEVMAEINQERNEIDRELNQFSSTEQQIRIKLDNAKEKMQLLNKLMPQLNLLADEELLDRIEECREQLDIAEQDESFIRQHGVALSQLEPIANTLQSDPENYERLKADLTQAIERQKQVQQRVFALADVVQRKNHFSYEDGGQAETSELNEQLRQRLEQLQSQRDAQREQLRQKQSQFAQYNQVFIQLQSSYDSKNQLLKELIAEISELGVRADEGAEERARNRRDELYQQLSTIRQRRSYVEKQLTLIESEADNLNKRIRKAERDYKTQRELVVAAKVSWCVVLRLSRNSDVEKRLNRRELAYLSADELRSMSDKALGALRTAVADNEYLRDALRISEDSRKPENKVRFFIAVYQHLRERIRQDIIKTDDPIDAIEQMEIELNRLTEELTGREKKLAISSESVANIMRKTIQREQNRIRMLNQGLQNIAFGQVKSVRLVVNIRDTHAMLLDALSGKQEEYQDLFSDNRITFSEAIAKLYQRINPHIDMGQRTAQTIGEELLDYRNYLELEVEVFRGADGWLRAESGALSTGEAIGTGMSILLMVVQSWEEESRRIRGKDIVPCRLLFLDEAARLDGKSISTLFELCERLDMQLLIAAPENISPEKGTTYKLVRKIAGNQEQVHVVGLRGFGATE; the protein is encoded by the coding sequence ATGTCTGATGTATTAGAACTTGAAAACGAAATCTATCAAGACGAACCTGAGCAATCAACTGAACAGGTTGAAGAAGAATTCATTGCTCCTGTATTAAACCAACATAATGGGGTAGAACGAGGTAAATTCCGTTCACTGACCTTAATTAACTGGAATGGTTTCTTTGCCCGTACCTTTGATTTGGATGAATTGGTGACCACACTTTCCGGTGGTAACGGTGCCGGTAAATCAACAACCATGGCGGGTTTTGTCACAGCATTAATTCCAGACTTAACCTTATTGCATTTCCGTAATACCACAGAAGCAGGCTCGACAGGCGGTTCGCGTGATAAAGGGTTACACGGTAAATTGCGTCCTGGCGTTTGTTACGCAGTATTGGATACCATCAATTCCCGTCACCAACGAATTCTCGTGGGTGTGCGTCTGCAACAAATTGCGGGTCGTGATAAGAAAGTGGATTTAAAAACCTTCTCGATTCAAGGGGTAGAATTATCCTTAAATCCGACCGCACTTTTCACCGAAACAGTCGGTGAACGTCAAGCACGCGTACTCAATTTAAACGAATTAAAAGACAAAATTGAAAACCTTGGTGCGCAATTCAAGCAATATCATTCCATCACCGATTATCACGGCATGATGTTTGATTTGGGCATCATTCCAAAACGCTTACGTAGTGCCTCAGACCGTAGCAAATTCTATAAATTAATCGAAGCTTCTTTATACGGTGGTATTTCCAGCGCTATTACCCGTTCTTTACGTGATTACTTATTGCCAGAAAACTTTGGTGTACGCAAAGCTTTCCAGGATATGGAAAGTGCATTACGTGAAAACCGCATGACCCTTGAAGCAATTAAAGTTACCCAATCTGACCGTGATTTATTTAAACATTTAATTACCGAAACCACTAATTATGTGGCATCAGATTATATGCGTAATGCCAATGAACGCCGAGGCAATATTGAAGCGGCTCTAGGTTTCCGTCGTGATTGGTATAAAGCAAAAGCTGAGCAAGAGTTATCACAACATCGCTTAATTGACTTAAGCCGTGAAACTGCAGAATTGGCAGAAAATGAACGTACTTTAGAAGTAGATCACCAAAGTGCGGCAGACCATCTAAACTTGGTATTAAATGCGTTACGTCATCAAGAAAAAGTATCGCGCTATCAAGAAGACGTAGCTGAGCTTACAGAAAAATTAGAAGAACAAAAAATGGTTGTGGAAACCGCAACCGAACAGCTTGAAGAAAGCCAAGCACAATTTGAGCAAACTGAACTTGAAATTGACCAAGTACGTGCGCAACTTGCGGATTATCAACAAGCATTAGATGCACAACAAACCCGTGCATTGCAATATCAACAAGCAATTGCCGCGCTTGAAAAAGCGAAAACCTTATGTGGTTTAGCGGATTTAAGCGTGAAAAATGCGGAAGATTACCATGCGGAATTTGCTGCCCATGCAGAAAGTCTTACCGAGCAAGTGCTTGAGTTAGAACATAAAATGTCTATTTCTGAAGCGGCTAAATCGCAATTTGATAAAGCCTATCAGTTGGTGTGCAAAATTGCTGGCGATATGCCACGTTCAAGTGCTTGGGAAAGTGCTAAAGAATTATTGCGTGAATATCCAACACAAAAAATTCAGGCACAACAAACACCTCAATTACGTGCAAAATTACATGAGTTAGAGCAGCGTTATGCTCAACAACAAAGTGCGGTTAAATTATTGGCTGATTTTAATCAGCGCGCTGATTTATCTTTAGAAACCGCTGATGAACTCGAAGCATACCACGCTGAACAAGAAGAACTCATTGAAAGTTTGAATGAAGAACTTTCAGAGCAAGTGGAAAACCGTTCAACCTTACGTCAAAAACGTGAAAGTTTAACAGCACTTTACGAAGAAAATGCTCGTAAAGCACCGGCTTGGTTAACTGCTCAAGCCGCTTTAGAACGTTTACAAGAGCAAAGTGGTGAAACCTTCGAGCATAGCCAAGATGTAATGCATTTTATGCAATCACAATTGGTGAAAGAACGTGAGCTGACTATTCAACGTGACAATTTAGAGAAACAACGTCAACAATTAGACGAGCAAATTTCTCGTTTAAGCCAACCAGATGGTTCTGAAGATGCTCGTTTAAATGTGCTTGCAGAACGTTTTGGTGGGGTATTGCTTTCTGAATTATATGATGATGTTCCAATTGAAGATGCACCTTATTTCTCTGCACTTTATGGTCCTGCGCGTCATGCTATCGTTGTTCGTGATCTCAACACGGTACGCGAACAATTAGCTAATTTAGAAGATTGTCCAGACGATTTATATTTAATCGAAGGTGACCCAAATGCCTTTGATGACAGCGTACTTTCAGCCCAAGAACTTGAAATGGGCGTTGTGGTGCAAGTGTCTGATCGTGAATTGCGTTATTCAAAATTCCCGCAAATTCCATTATTCGGCCGTGCTGCACGTGAAAAACATTTAGAAGAATTACAAGCTAAACGTGATGAGATTGCGGAAGAATACGCACAAATCGCCTTTGATGTACAAAAATGTCAACGTTTACACGAACACTTTAGTCAATTTGTTGGCTTACATTTAGCGCTTGCGTTCCAACCAAACCCTGAAGAGGTTATGGCGGAAATCAATCAAGAACGCAATGAAATTGATCGCGAACTCAATCAATTCTCAAGTACTGAGCAACAAATTCGCATTAAATTGGATAATGCCAAAGAAAAAATGCAATTGTTGAATAAGTTAATGCCGCAGCTTAACTTACTTGCTGATGAAGAATTACTTGATCGCATTGAAGAATGCCGTGAACAACTAGATATTGCGGAACAAGATGAAAGCTTCATTCGTCAACATGGAGTTGCGTTGTCACAATTAGAGCCGATTGCCAATACCTTACAAAGTGACCCAGAAAACTATGAGCGCTTAAAAGCTGATTTAACCCAAGCCATTGAACGCCAAAAACAAGTACAACAACGTGTATTTGCTTTAGCGGATGTGGTGCAACGTAAAAATCACTTCAGTTATGAAGATGGGGGGCAAGCAGAAACATCAGAGCTTAATGAGCAACTTCGTCAACGTTTGGAACAATTGCAGTCACAACGTGATGCTCAACGTGAACAATTACGTCAAAAACAAAGCCAATTTGCACAATACAATCAAGTATTTATTCAATTGCAAAGTTCTTACGACAGTAAAAATCAATTGTTGAAAGAATTAATTGCTGAGATTAGTGAATTGGGCGTACGTGCTGATGAAGGAGCAGAGGAACGTGCGAGAAATCGCCGTGATGAGTTATATCAACAACTTTCAACCATCCGTCAACGTCGTTCTTATGTCGAAAAACAATTAACACTCATTGAAAGTGAAGCGGATAACTTAAATAAACGTATTCGTAAAGCAGAACGTGATTATAAAACTCAACGTGAATTGGTTGTAGCTGCGAAAGTCAGCTGGTGTGTGGTTCTGCGTTTATCTCGCAATTCTGATGTGGAAAAACGACTCAATCGCCGTGAGTTAGCTTATTTATCTGCTGATGAGTTACGTTCAATGTCGGATAAAGCCTTAGGTGCGCTACGTACTGCGGTGGCAGATAATGAATATCTACGCGATGCATTGCGTATTTCTGAAGACAGCCGTAAACCAGAAAATAAAGTCCGCTTCTTCATTGCGGTATATCAACATCTTCGTGAACGTATTCGTCAGGATATTATTAAAACAGATGATCCGATTGATGCAATTGAGCAAATGGAAATTGAGCTTAATCGCTTAACAGAAGAATTGACTGGCCGTGAGAAAAAATTGGCGATTAGTTCTGAAAGTGTGGCAAATATTATGCGTAAAACCATTCAACGTGAACAAAATCGTATTCGCATGTTAAACCAAGGTTTACAAAATATTGCCTTCGGTCAGGTGAAATCGGTACGTTTAGTGGTCAACATTCGTGATACACATGCGATGTTGCTTGATGCACTGTCAGGTAAACAGGAAGAATATCAAGATTTATTCAGTGATAATCGTATTACCTTCTCTGAAGCCATTGCGAAACTTTATCAACGTATTAACCCGCATATTGATATGGGCCAACGCACAGCACAAACTATCGGTGAAGAATTATTAGATTACCGTAATTACCTAGAGCTAGAAGTTGAAGTCTTCCGTGGTGCGGATGGCTGGTTACGCGCTGAAAGTGGCGCATTATCGACAGGTGAAGCGATCGGTACGGGTATGTCAATCCTATTAATGGTTGTACAAAGCTGGGAAGAGGAAAGTCGCCGAATTCGCGGTAAAGACATCGTACCATGCCGCTTACTATTCTTAGATGAAGCAGCGCGTTTAGATGGTAAATCTATTTCTACCTTGTTCGAACTTTGCGAACGTTTGGATATGCAATTACTTATCGCTGCGCCAGAGAATATCAGCCCTGAAAAAGGGACAACCTATAAACTGGTGCGTAAAATTGCCGGCAACCAAGAACAAGTTCATGTGGTTGGTTTGCGTGGCTTTGGCGCAACAGAGTAG
- the mukE gene encoding chromosome partition protein MukE: MTDIQDVISPKLANAIANPIFPTVDSLLRSGRHISTDQLDNHAFLMDFQNELDGFYRRYNVELICAPEGFFYLRPKATTLIARSVLSELEMLVGKVLCYLYLSPERLAQQGIFSMQEVYDELLNLADEGKLLKAVNQRSSGSDLDKQKLSEKVRAAIGRLRRLGMIHTVGEQHSSKFTISESVFRFGAEVRSGDDPLEAQARLIRDGEAATPQSLELEKQAKAASNADDLDDEESAVEIDEEFDDAGEQE, translated from the coding sequence ATGACAGATATTCAAGATGTAATTTCCCCGAAATTGGCAAATGCCATTGCGAATCCTATTTTCCCGACAGTGGACAGCTTGTTGCGTTCAGGTCGCCATATCAGCACCGATCAATTAGATAATCATGCTTTTTTAATGGATTTCCAAAATGAGTTGGATGGTTTTTATCGCCGTTACAATGTGGAATTAATTTGTGCTCCAGAGGGCTTTTTCTATTTACGTCCGAAAGCAACAACCTTAATTGCACGTTCAGTGCTTTCTGAATTAGAAATGTTGGTTGGGAAAGTACTTTGTTATTTGTATTTAAGTCCAGAACGTTTGGCGCAGCAAGGTATCTTCAGCATGCAAGAAGTCTATGATGAATTGCTGAATTTAGCGGATGAAGGCAAGTTGTTGAAAGCTGTCAATCAACGTTCCAGCGGTTCAGATTTAGATAAGCAAAAATTATCTGAAAAAGTACGCGCGGCGATCGGTCGTTTACGCCGTTTAGGTATGATTCATACCGTGGGTGAACAACACAGCAGTAAATTTACTATTTCAGAATCAGTCTTCCGTTTTGGGGCTGAAGTGCGTTCTGGTGATGACCCGTTAGAAGCACAAGCTCGCTTAATTCGTGATGGGGAAGCTGCAACACCGCAATCTCTGGAATTGGAAAAACAAGCAAAAGCGGCGAGCAATGCTGATGATCTTGATGATGAAGAAAGTGCGGTCGAAATTGATGAAGAATTTGATGATGCAGGAGAACAAGAATAA